In Candidatus Caldatribacterium sp., the DNA window CCTTACCTCCCCAAGCGAACTTGCAGAGTTCCTTCCCGGAGCGACAAATCTTTCCAGGCTCGATTCTTCCGTGCCACATACGGCCGGCACCGAGGGGTTCCCTCCACCTCAAGGAACTCCATGAGAGCTGCCACAATAGCGGCAACAACCTCAGGCTTAACACCCACGTCAACATCATACGGGGAAATTGCCATGCTTTTTCCCCCTCCGTCCTTCTCGCTTTGACCAGAAAACCTCGAGGGCTCGTCCGATCTTGAGGCGGGTAAGGCGCGGGTCGATGACCTGGTCCACGTATCCCCGCCGTGCCGCCTGGTAGGGGTTGTAGAACTCCTGGCGGTACGCCTCAAGGAGACGCTCCCGTTCTCTCTCAGGGTCAAGGGCACTCTCAATCTCCCGACGAAAGATGATCTCCACCGCCCCCTCAGCTCCCATAACGGCGATCTCTGCAGTCGGCCAGGCAAAGACGATATCTGCCCCAAGGTCCCGGCTGCACATGGCAAGGTACGCTCCACCGTAAGCCTTGCGGAGAATCACCGTAATCTTTGGAACGGTAGCCTCCGAGTACGCATAGAGCATCTTTGCTCCATGGCGGATAATGCCCCCGAATTCTTGATTTGTTCCCGGCAGAAAACCGGGGACATCAACAAGGGTCACAAGGGGAATGTTGAAGCAATCACAGAAGCGGATGAAACGGGAAGCCTTATCGGCAGAATCGATATCAAGGCATCCTGCGAGATAATACGGCTGATTGGCCACAATCCCCACCACATGTCCCCCGATGCGGGCAAAGCCCACCACAACGTTCCTGGCAAAATTCTTGTGCACCTCGAAGAAATCTCCGTGGTCCACAATGGTCCGAATGACCTCTTTGACGTCGTAGGGCTTGTTGGGGTTTGTGGGAACAATGTGAAGAAGGCGCTCTTCCTGGCGTTCCAGGGGATCCCCTGTTTCCACGTAAGGAGGGTCTTCTGCGTTGTTGGAAGGGAGAAAAGAGAGAAGCCGTCGAACCTCGCGAAAGCATTCCTCTTCTGTTCGGGCGGTGAAATGGGCAACACCACTTCTTGTCGCGTGGGTCATGGCTCCTCCGAGTTCTTCCGCAGAGACCTCCTCTCCTGTGGCTGCCTTGACCACCTGCGGTCCGGTGACAAACATCCGGCTTATACCTTCAACCATGAAGATGAAATCCATCAAGGCAGGGGAGTACACTGCACCTCCCGCGCAGGGACCGGCAATAACCGCAATCTGGGGGATGACTCCGGAAGCCTGAGTGTTCCGGAAGAAAATCTGGCCGTACCCCGAAAGGGAATCGATGCCTTCCTGGATTCGCGCTCCCCCAGAATCGTTGATCCCCACAAGAGGAGCACCAACTTTCAAAGCCATATCCATAACTTTGCAGATTTTCTTCGCCTGCATTTCCCCCAAAGACCCACCCATAACGGTAAAGTCCTGGGAGTACACGAACACCACCCGACCGTCGATAGTACCGAACCCTGTCACCACGCCATCAGCAGGGAGCTTCTTTTCAGGCATACCAAACTTCTCTGCGCGGTGTTCCACGAAGAGGTCCACCTCTTCGAAGCTCCCCTCATCAAGGAGAAGGGCAATCCGCTCCCGGGCGGTGAGTTTTCCGCTCTGGTGCTGCCTCTCGATGGCCTTNNNNNNNNNNCAATTTCTTTCTCCCTGAGCTCTGCAAGGAGTTCCTCAATGGTCTTGCGAGCCATAACAATCCGCCTCACGAGTTTTGGTATTTCCTACCAGACACCTCAGGGAATGTCAAGAGAGAAAGACGACCTCCTCCACGTCCATGTGGACCGCCTTGAGCTCGACTCCGGTGAGGTATTCGATGCGCTCTTTAAGGTACTGCTGGAGGAAACGGCAGACCTGGGAAACAGGGGAGCCATTCTGGAGAACACAGGAAAGCTCTACCTCAAGCCCTTTTTCTGTTCGATGAAGGGTGATTTCGTTGACCTTCCGTACCCAGGGAGTATGGACGAGGCACAGGAATACAAGGGTTCGCAAGGCGTTTTCGCTCACCACAAGTTTCCCGAGGTAACTGAAGGGTGGACGGACCACCGTTTTCTCTCGCGAGGCGTAGAACCATCGCCACACCCCCACCGGCAGGGCATCGGCAATCGTCCCCCACAGGTTCCGTTTCACCTCCACAAGCGGCACAGGAATGGTGTGTTTACCTTCTGACTCCCGGGCAACGAGAGCAAGCTGAATCTCGTCCAGGGGAGCAAGATCGAAGATATCCCAGACCACCTCAGGTGGGGGAAGCTCCAAACGCTCGCAGATTTTCTCTACCATAGGGAGAGAAATTCCCAGGACGAGAATCTTCTCCGGGCGAAGCTCTCGGAGTGCTCGCTGCACTTCTTCCCGATGGTCTGGGAAATAGAAGACGGCAACCTTTGCCGCCTTGATCTTGCTGAGCTCGGCCTTAGCAGACCTTCCGGCAACAATCTTTCCTGAAACAATAAGGAGCCCATCGTCAATGATGCACTCAATGCCATGCTCTGCTGCAAGGTGAGGAGCCCGGTAGCTCTTTCCTGTTCCCGTGGGACCAACAAGGGCGTACACTCTCATAGACTCCGTTCCTTCTTGAGAAAAGCCTCTATGAAGTCGTCGATTTCCCCGTCCATGACTCGTTCGATGTTCCCGGTCTCATGACCTGTGCGGTGGTCCTTGACAAGGGTATAGGGATGGAACACGTAGGTTCGAATCTGGTTCCCCCAGGCAATATCCTTACGCTCTCCCTTGAGCTCCTGAATCTTCTTCATCTGCTCCTGACGGTAGTACTCATAAAGGCGCGCCCGCAGGATTCGCATGGCTACAGCTTTGTTCTGGTGCTGGGAACGCTCGTTCTGGCACTGGACCACGATACCGGTGGGAAGGTGGGTGATGCGGACCGCCGAATCAGTGACGTTCACGTGCTGTCCTCCGTGGCCACTGGATCGAAAAGTCTCAATCTTGAGGTCCTGAGGGTTGATTTCCACCTTCACGTCCTCGCCAATTTCGGGAATGACGTCCACCAAGGCAAAGGTGGTGTGGCGGCGCTTGTTCGCATCGAAGGGGGAAATACGGATGAGCCGGTGCACGCCGTGCTCGGAACGGAGGTATCCGTAAGCATACTCCCCCTGAACGAGGAAGGTAACGTGCTTGAGCCCTGCCTCTTCCCCCTCCAGGATATCGGTAACCCGCACATCGAAACCCTTCCGCTCGCAGAACCGAAGGTACATCCGCAGGAGCATTTCCACCCAATCCTGGGATTCGGTTCCTCCAGCCCCAGAATGAATGGTCACAATGGCGTTACTCCGGTCCTCTTCCCTCCGGAAAAGGAGTCGAATATCGAGGTCTTCTACCGCCTCGGAGAGGCTCTTTACCTCCCGAACGAGCTCCTGGTACTCGCTATCCCCAGGTGCCACAAGATGCAAAAGCTCCTCAGCATCCTCAAGGCGCTTCTTGAGCTCTATGTACTCGTCAAAAATTTTTCGGTACTTCCGGTACTCCGCAAGGAGCTCCGACTGGCGCTTCTCATCCTCCCAGAAATCTCCTCGGGACATTTCAGCTTCAATGGACTTTATCCTTTCAGGAACCTTTTCCTCCTCAAAGATACCCTCCGATCTCTTCGAGTTTCTTCCGGATGAGGGAGAGGTCCTCGGAAAGGTCAAGCTGCACTTTGACTCCTCCTTTCATTTCTTCCCACAGCAGTACTTGTACTTGAGCCCGCTCCCACAGGGGCAGGGATCGTTCCGGCCCACCTTTTTCTGGGACCGCTCTGGAGCAACTTTTGCCGCCTGTACCCTTTGTGGTTCCCGTCGCTCCTCTTTTGGCACCACCCGAACGTGGAAGAGGTACCTCAG includes these proteins:
- a CDS encoding Asp23/Gls24 family envelope stress response protein; its protein translation is MRVYALVGPTGTGKSYRAPHLAAEHGIECIIDDGLLIVSGKIVAGRSAKAELSKIKAAKVAVFYFPDHREEVQRALRELRPEKILVLGISLPMVEKICERLELPPPEVVWDIFDLAPLDEIQLALVARESEGKHTIPVPLVEVKRNLWGTIADALPVGVWRWFYASREKTVVRPPFSYLGKLVVSENALRTLVFLCLVHTPWVRKVNEITLHRTEKGLEVELSCVLQNGSPVSQVCRFLQQYLKERIEYLTGVELKAVHMDVEEVVFLS
- a CDS encoding acyl-CoA carboxylase subunit beta, which gives rise to MERQHQSGKLTARERIALLLDEGSFEEVDLFVEHRAEKFGMPEKKLPADGVVTGFGTIDGRVVFVYSQDFTVMGGSLGEMQAKKICKVMDMALKVGAPLVGINDSGGARIQEGIDSLSGYGQIFFRNTQASGVIPQIAVIAGPCAGGAVYSPALMDFIFMVEGISRMFVTGPQVVKAATGEEVSAEELGGAMTHATRSGVAHFTARTEEECFREVRRLLSFLPSNNAEDPPYVETGDPLERQEERLLHIVPTNPNKPYDVKEVIRTIVDHGDFFEVHKNFARNVVVGFARIGGHVVGIVANQPYYLAGCLDIDSADKASRFIRFCDCFNIPLVTLVDVPGFLPGTNQEFGGIIRHGAKMLYAYSEATVPKITVILRKAYGGAYLAMCSRDLGADIVFAWPTAEIAVMGAEGAVEIIFRREIESALDPERERERLLEAYRQEFYNPYQAARRGYVDQVIDPRLTRLKIGRALEVFWSKREGRRGKKHGNFPV
- the prfB gene encoding peptide chain release factor 2, which codes for MTFPRTSPSSGRNSKRSEGIFEEEKVPERIKSIEAEMSRGDFWEDEKRQSELLAEYRKYRKIFDEYIELKKRLEDAEELLHLVAPGDSEYQELVREVKSLSEAVEDLDIRLLFRREEDRSNAIVTIHSGAGGTESQDWVEMLLRMYLRFCERKGFDVRVTDILEGEEAGLKHVTFLVQGEYAYGYLRSEHGVHRLIRISPFDANKRRHTTFALVDVIPEIGEDVKVEINPQDLKIETFRSSGHGGQHVNVTDSAVRITHLPTGIVVQCQNERSQHQNKAVAMRILRARLYEYYRQEQMKKIQELKGERKDIAWGNQIRTYVFHPYTLVKDHRTGHETGNIERVMDGEIDDFIEAFLKKERSL